In the genome of Sander vitreus isolate 19-12246 chromosome 13, sanVit1, whole genome shotgun sequence, one region contains:
- the smyd4 gene encoding protein-lysine N-methyltransferase SMYD4 isoform X2, with product MMDLPCVQWQDHVAQKWTRLDPELKEKFTSLLEIYDVFKFALTLTTQEDLDFVQSISAGYSAEKDAEQAAKCRERGNSSFKTREYTAAALHYSQGICFAPLSSEQLSLCYANRSAALYHLQHYQESLDDIDRALKNSYPSHLLHKLEDRHTQCLKHLSVGQKAKEDQPNPASKNHKDPDRVKRESVDPLTIGIHPQAAVGFSPEKGRHLVAEGRIAAGEVILHDRPYSCVLIPGMEELKEKGRRQDAERAELFGVEHRRCHRCLIETLCPVPCEGCSYSRYCSTSCQRDAWEEHHCWECPLGADLMVMGVMSQLALRVTLKAGLKSIQMARDPIRDEHTSCLNRESSDPCTSYYGDSYSSVFHLRHHLDHHSPGVCFLCAVTIAALYLKLSKAGSPPASWDLSRPLGANSQSPDEEGGIADWNSELWLLGSAVLRHMLQLRCNAQAILMLQDTGAANSPVQSSKEIRIATAIFPTLSLLNHSCCPNTSLVFSTGTRLSADFSENVPESRSTARGVTVTVRAAKVITLGQEILHCYGPHNSRMATQERQRLLQEQYYFLCQCEACTLQQEGGSEGRQQWSGVGGSLQSGLLCGKCKGSLKSSCDHRMSSSEVSHRLQEIRVDLEKAVDLMERERPDEALTLLRRTQSQSGLILAETHPVQGELADATARAYASMGDWNNAASHLERSAAAIGSQYGEDSIELGRQLFKLAQLHFNGSARGPALSVIPKVRELLCLHIGPDCHELQELRAMEDCLRG from the exons ATGATGGATCTACCGTGCGTCCAGTGGCAAGATCATGTTGCACAGAAATGGACGAGACTCGACCCCGAGCTAAAGGAAAAGTTTACATCCCTGCTTGAAATATATGATGTTTTCAAATTTGCCCTAACTCTGACAAC CCAAGAAGATCTGGACTTCGTGCAATCAATCTCTGCAGGATACTCTGCAGAGAAGGATGCAGAGCAAGCAGCCAAATGCAGGGAGAGGGGCAACTCTAGTTTTAAGACCAGAGAATACACTGCAGCCGCTCTGCACTATTCACAG GGCATATGTTTTGCTCCTCTAAGTTCGGAGCAGCTGTCTCTGTGCTATGCCAACCGCTCTGCTGCCCTCTACCATCTGCAGCACTACCAG GAATCCCTTGATGACATTGACAGAGCTCTAAAGAACAGCTATCCCTCTCATCTTTTACACAAACTAGAGGACCGTCACACGCAATGCCTCAAGCACCTCTCTGTAGGTCAAAAGGCAAAAGAGGATCAACCCAATCCTGCCTCAAAGAATCATAAAGATCCAGACAGAGTAAAAAGGGAATCTGTTGATCCTCTTACAATTGGGATTCATCCTCAAGCTGCTGTTGGCTTCAGCCCTGAGAAAGGTCGACACCTTGTGGCTGAAGGGAGAATAGCAGCTGGGGAGGTGATCCTTCATGACAGGCCATACAGCTGTGTCCTTATACCAGGGATGGAGGAGTTGAAAGAGAAGGGACGAAGGCAGGACGCAGAGAGAGCAGAGTTGTTTGGAGTGGAACACAGGCGCTGTCACAGGTGTTTGATTGAAACACTGTGTCCTGTGCCGTGTGAGGGGTGCAGCTACAGCCGATACTGTTCAACTTCCTGTCAGCGAGACGCCTGGGAGGAACATCACTGCTGGGAGTGTCCGCTGGGAGCAGATCTGATGGTGATGGGTGTGATGTCACAGCTCGCTTTGAGGGTAACACTAAAAGCGGGGTTAAAAAGCATCCAAATGGCCAGGGATCCAATCAGAGACGAGCACACAAGCTGTCTAAACAGAGAGTCCAGTGATCCTTGTACTTCATACTACGGTGACTCTTACTCAAGCGTGTTTCACTTACGGCACCACCTGGATCACCACAGCCCTGGTGTTTGTTTCCTCTGTGCAGTTACCATAGCAGCACTCTACCTAAAGCTCAGCAAGGCAGGATCTCCACCTGCATCTTGGGACCTTAGTAGACCCTTAGGGgcaaacagccaatcaccagaTGAGGAGGGAGGTATCGCAGATTGGAACTCGGAGCTGTGGCTGCTGGGAAGTGCAGTTCTGAGGCACATGCTGCAGCTGAGGTGTAACGCACAGGCAATCCTCATGCTGCAAGATACAG GAGCAGCAAACTCACCAGTGCAGTCCAGCAAGGAAATTCGCATTGCTACGGCAATATTCCCAacgcttagtcttctgaatcacTCCTGCTGTCCCAACACCAGTCTGGTGTTCAGCACTGGAACCAGACTGTCTGCAGACTTCAGTGAGAATGTGCCTGAGTCCAGAAGCACAGCACGCGGAGTAACTGTGACTGTCAGAGCAGCCAAAGTTATCACTCTGGGACAAGAGATCCTGCACTGCTATG GTCCCCACAACAGTAGGATGGCAACCCAAGAACGCCAGCGTCTCCTGCAAGAACAGTACTATTTCCTGTGTCAGTGTGAGGCCTGCACCCTGCAGCAGGAGGGTGGTTCAGAGGGCAGACAGCAGTGGTCGGGGGTTGGAGGCAGTCTACAATCTGGACTTCTGTGTGGCAAGTGCAAAGGATCTCTCAAA TCATCCTGTGATCATCGAATGTCTTCATCTGAAGTGAGCCACAGGCTGCAGGAGATCAGGGTCGACCTGGAGAAGGCTGTGGACCtcatggaaagagagaggccaG ATGAGGCTCTGACACTGTTGAGACGGACCCAGAGTCAGTCTGGACTGATACTTGCAGAGACACACCCAGTACAGGGGGAGTTGGCAGATGCCACAGCCAGAGCATATGCTTCAATGG GTGACTGGAACAATGCAGCCTCCCATCTGGAGAGAAGTGCTGCAGCTATTGGCTCCCAGTACGGAGAAGACAGTATTGAATTGGGTCGACAACTCTTCAAATTAGCTCAGCTACACTTCAATGG TAGTGCCAGAGGCCCAGCTCTCTCTGTCATCCCCAAAGTCAGAGAACTCCTCTGCCTTCACATTGGCCCTGACTGTCACGAATTACAGGAGCTGCGAGCTATGGAGGACTGTCTACGGGGGTAG
- the smyd4 gene encoding protein-lysine N-methyltransferase SMYD4 isoform X1, whose amino-acid sequence MMDLPCVQWQDHVAQKWTRLDPELKEKFTSLLEIYDVFKFALTLTTQEDLDFVQSISAGYSAEKDAEQAAKCRERGNSSFKTREYTAAALHYSQGICFAPLSSEQLSLCYANRSAALYHLQHYQESLDDIDRALKNSYPSHLLHKLEDRHTQCLKHLSVGQKAKEDQPNPASKNHKDPDRVKRESVDPLTIGIHPQAAVGFSPEKGRHLVAEGRIAAGEVILHDRPYSCVLIPGMEELKEKGRRQDAERAELFGVEHRRCHRCLIETLCPVPCEGCSYSRYCSTSCQRDAWEEHHCWECPLGADLMVMGVMSQLALRVTLKAGLKSIQMARDPIRDEHTSCLNRESSDPCTSYYGDSYSSVFHLRHHLDHHSPGVCFLCAVTIAALYLKLSKAGSPPASWDLSRPLGANSQSPDEEGGIADWNSELWLLGSAVLRHMLQLRCNAQAILMLQDTGAANSPVQSSKEIRIATAIFPTLSLLNHSCCPNTSLVFSTGTRLSADFSENVPESRSTARGVTVTVRAAKVITLGQEILHCYGPHNSRMATQERQRLLQEQYYFLCQCEACTLQQEGGSEGRQQWSGVGGSLQSGLLCGKCKGSLKKSSEARGIGFICSQSSCDHRMSSSEVSHRLQEIRVDLEKAVDLMERERPDEALTLLRRTQSQSGLILAETHPVQGELADATARAYASMGDWNNAASHLERSAAAIGSQYGEDSIELGRQLFKLAQLHFNGSARGPALSVIPKVRELLCLHIGPDCHELQELRAMEDCLRG is encoded by the exons ATGATGGATCTACCGTGCGTCCAGTGGCAAGATCATGTTGCACAGAAATGGACGAGACTCGACCCCGAGCTAAAGGAAAAGTTTACATCCCTGCTTGAAATATATGATGTTTTCAAATTTGCCCTAACTCTGACAAC CCAAGAAGATCTGGACTTCGTGCAATCAATCTCTGCAGGATACTCTGCAGAGAAGGATGCAGAGCAAGCAGCCAAATGCAGGGAGAGGGGCAACTCTAGTTTTAAGACCAGAGAATACACTGCAGCCGCTCTGCACTATTCACAG GGCATATGTTTTGCTCCTCTAAGTTCGGAGCAGCTGTCTCTGTGCTATGCCAACCGCTCTGCTGCCCTCTACCATCTGCAGCACTACCAG GAATCCCTTGATGACATTGACAGAGCTCTAAAGAACAGCTATCCCTCTCATCTTTTACACAAACTAGAGGACCGTCACACGCAATGCCTCAAGCACCTCTCTGTAGGTCAAAAGGCAAAAGAGGATCAACCCAATCCTGCCTCAAAGAATCATAAAGATCCAGACAGAGTAAAAAGGGAATCTGTTGATCCTCTTACAATTGGGATTCATCCTCAAGCTGCTGTTGGCTTCAGCCCTGAGAAAGGTCGACACCTTGTGGCTGAAGGGAGAATAGCAGCTGGGGAGGTGATCCTTCATGACAGGCCATACAGCTGTGTCCTTATACCAGGGATGGAGGAGTTGAAAGAGAAGGGACGAAGGCAGGACGCAGAGAGAGCAGAGTTGTTTGGAGTGGAACACAGGCGCTGTCACAGGTGTTTGATTGAAACACTGTGTCCTGTGCCGTGTGAGGGGTGCAGCTACAGCCGATACTGTTCAACTTCCTGTCAGCGAGACGCCTGGGAGGAACATCACTGCTGGGAGTGTCCGCTGGGAGCAGATCTGATGGTGATGGGTGTGATGTCACAGCTCGCTTTGAGGGTAACACTAAAAGCGGGGTTAAAAAGCATCCAAATGGCCAGGGATCCAATCAGAGACGAGCACACAAGCTGTCTAAACAGAGAGTCCAGTGATCCTTGTACTTCATACTACGGTGACTCTTACTCAAGCGTGTTTCACTTACGGCACCACCTGGATCACCACAGCCCTGGTGTTTGTTTCCTCTGTGCAGTTACCATAGCAGCACTCTACCTAAAGCTCAGCAAGGCAGGATCTCCACCTGCATCTTGGGACCTTAGTAGACCCTTAGGGgcaaacagccaatcaccagaTGAGGAGGGAGGTATCGCAGATTGGAACTCGGAGCTGTGGCTGCTGGGAAGTGCAGTTCTGAGGCACATGCTGCAGCTGAGGTGTAACGCACAGGCAATCCTCATGCTGCAAGATACAG GAGCAGCAAACTCACCAGTGCAGTCCAGCAAGGAAATTCGCATTGCTACGGCAATATTCCCAacgcttagtcttctgaatcacTCCTGCTGTCCCAACACCAGTCTGGTGTTCAGCACTGGAACCAGACTGTCTGCAGACTTCAGTGAGAATGTGCCTGAGTCCAGAAGCACAGCACGCGGAGTAACTGTGACTGTCAGAGCAGCCAAAGTTATCACTCTGGGACAAGAGATCCTGCACTGCTATG GTCCCCACAACAGTAGGATGGCAACCCAAGAACGCCAGCGTCTCCTGCAAGAACAGTACTATTTCCTGTGTCAGTGTGAGGCCTGCACCCTGCAGCAGGAGGGTGGTTCAGAGGGCAGACAGCAGTGGTCGGGGGTTGGAGGCAGTCTACAATCTGGACTTCTGTGTGGCAAGTGCAAAGGATCTCTCAAA AAAAGCAGTGAGGCCAGAGGAATAGGATTTATATGTTCGCAGTCATCCTGTGATCATCGAATGTCTTCATCTGAAGTGAGCCACAGGCTGCAGGAGATCAGGGTCGACCTGGAGAAGGCTGTGGACCtcatggaaagagagaggccaG ATGAGGCTCTGACACTGTTGAGACGGACCCAGAGTCAGTCTGGACTGATACTTGCAGAGACACACCCAGTACAGGGGGAGTTGGCAGATGCCACAGCCAGAGCATATGCTTCAATGG GTGACTGGAACAATGCAGCCTCCCATCTGGAGAGAAGTGCTGCAGCTATTGGCTCCCAGTACGGAGAAGACAGTATTGAATTGGGTCGACAACTCTTCAAATTAGCTCAGCTACACTTCAATGG TAGTGCCAGAGGCCCAGCTCTCTCTGTCATCCCCAAAGTCAGAGAACTCCTCTGCCTTCACATTGGCCCTGACTGTCACGAATTACAGGAGCTGCGAGCTATGGAGGACTGTCTACGGGGGTAG